Proteins encoded together in one Bacteroides zoogleoformans window:
- a CDS encoding FecR family protein: MEDKKNKENEKYQQLASFLDNRSARPDESFSQSEEEEDLQKLIFLWDECTPSRTEANEVWDKALRKIEEQAGKQTPRIKKHTALMLYGGLVAASIALLLAFFYFLNQGGKDVEDEKAKMEQFLLANTGDEEIKEVTLVVSDKKKIEIANNAQVAYTQGGQVQVNSSKVDEAPVVEEAVEETEEYNQIIVPKGRRSMIVLADNSRIWINSGSKVIYPRTFKGKKRQIFVEGEAYLKVAHNKEKPFIVSTSAFEVEVLGTSFNIASRKGSNRADVVLVEGSVDVKDHQERHIKMQPNERVELNEAGIAKKEKVNALDYIHWVDGVWVLNGKPLKEVLRYLTEYYGQQITCHPSIADTPFFGKLYLNEELDTVLESIRHTLSLKSTLQKESIYIENI; the protein is encoded by the coding sequence ATGGAAGATAAAAAAAACAAAGAAAACGAAAAATACCAACAGTTGGCCTCTTTCTTGGACAACCGTTCAGCCCGCCCCGATGAGAGTTTTTCTCAATCGGAAGAAGAAGAAGATTTGCAGAAGTTGATTTTCTTATGGGACGAGTGCACACCTTCCCGGACAGAGGCAAACGAAGTGTGGGACAAAGCACTTCGGAAGATAGAAGAGCAGGCCGGCAAACAAACGCCCCGTATCAAAAAGCACACGGCCCTTATGCTGTATGGCGGACTGGTGGCAGCATCCATCGCCCTCTTGCTCGCCTTTTTCTATTTCCTTAATCAAGGAGGAAAAGACGTTGAAGACGAAAAGGCCAAGATGGAGCAATTCCTACTTGCCAACACGGGTGATGAAGAGATAAAAGAAGTGACACTGGTGGTTTCGGACAAGAAAAAAATAGAGATAGCCAACAATGCCCAAGTGGCTTACACACAGGGCGGTCAGGTACAGGTCAATTCCTCCAAAGTAGATGAAGCGCCCGTAGTGGAAGAAGCCGTGGAAGAAACTGAAGAATACAACCAGATCATCGTACCCAAAGGACGCCGCTCCATGATTGTGCTTGCCGACAATAGCCGTATATGGATAAATTCCGGCAGCAAGGTGATTTATCCGCGCACATTCAAAGGAAAGAAACGACAAATCTTTGTAGAGGGTGAAGCCTACTTGAAAGTAGCGCACAACAAGGAAAAGCCTTTTATAGTCAGTACTTCCGCCTTCGAAGTCGAAGTATTGGGCACATCTTTCAACATTGCCTCACGCAAGGGAAGCAACCGGGCCGATGTCGTACTGGTAGAAGGCTCGGTAGACGTAAAAGACCATCAGGAAAGACATATAAAGATGCAACCCAACGAACGGGTGGAGCTGAACGAGGCGGGCATCGCAAAAAAAGAAAAAGTAAACGCGCTCGACTACATCCATTGGGTAGACGGAGTATGGGTGCTGAACGGAAAACCTCTGAAAGAAGTGCTGAGATATTTGACAGAATACTACGGACAGCAGATAACCTGCCATCCATCGATAGCCGATACACCTTTCTTCGGAAAGCTTTATTTGAATGAAGAGCTGGACACCGTATTGGAGTCAATCAGGCATACCCTGTCCTTGAAGTCCACTCTTCAAAAAGAGTCGATTTACATAGAAAACATTTAA
- a CDS encoding TonB-dependent receptor, which yields MKKKMTIGRINSCFISIYLLLGAFLATEGCLLPLHAAEHRDSENKQNVVTAQTVKQVLGYIEHNSNYVVLYSNNVLSELEKKVSVNTEGKAVKEILQELSSATNLEYKINDRQITVAKKSPVATHQPQQNTTIKVTGQVVDENGETIPGANVVVKGLTGTGAVTDLDGKFTLDVPQGSVLVISFIGYVTQEHAAKAGEKLTVKLIPDAQALEEVVVVGYGVQKKESLTGAMQTVNSSKLKDITTPSVENMLNGKAAGVYVAPGSGRPGASGAVVIRGKVTLNGGTAPLWVIDGVIVGSDAGQLNPNDIETMTILKDASSTAIYGSEGANGVIVVTTKSGKTDKMNINVSAKLGVSSLNNGNLEMMNGAELYDLYSSFSNAGDISFPRWNPDLRNSNFSWWDLATKTGFTQDYNVSLQGGNEKLNSFVSVGVYDETGAVKGYDYTRYNFRAKAAYKPFNWLTVKPSLSGARRDITDTQYSVGSMYSMFPWDSPYDEKGGLAPHRYSGWVNNTATNYLLDLSYGDKSSSRYLEFMGNFDFDIKLTDWLTLSSVNSYKYISYGSESYTDPRSSGGKSVQGRVTDYRWEAARRYTNQILRFNKNFDKHSIQALAAHEFKDYWSKTLDAKGTGLISGFEVLDVTSLAEKAKGGISEWAVDSYFFRGNYSYDNKYLVEASLRRDGASNFGDNAKWGNFFSISAGWNVNREEWFKWDFVNNLKLRASYGTVGNRPDSLYPQYDLYSVSSSYSYNGVPGALISQIGNKDLTWEETKTIGIGLDLSMWQDRFRFTFDWYSKDTDNILYAVPISGLTGVTRLYKNVGKMQNQGFEVSVGGDIIRTKDWLWSIDANLGHNRNKLKDLFQTRAADGTYSTARMIIGDNSGIAGSAQRVLEVGSPIDTYWMPEWAGVNPENGAPQWYDKNGEKTSKYADAAYRKCGTSNPEVFGGFSTALRWKDIDFNAVFGYSLGGHLYNYSRQEYDSDGAYTDRNQMKLKKGWSRWEKAGDIATHPVAAYNNSNNSNKMSSRYIEKNDFLKLRSVSIGYNLQLPQYYIQNMRVFFTAENLLTFTGYSGVDPELPPKDSDGSVIGTTGPSVYPSVRKFMFGVNLTF from the coding sequence ATGAAAAAAAAGATGACTATCGGACGGATAAATAGCTGCTTTATCTCTATTTATCTGCTATTAGGTGCTTTTTTAGCGACAGAGGGTTGTTTGCTCCCTCTGCATGCCGCAGAGCATCGCGATTCTGAGAACAAACAAAATGTAGTGACGGCACAGACCGTAAAGCAAGTACTCGGATACATCGAGCACAATAGCAATTACGTTGTTCTGTATTCCAACAATGTCTTATCCGAATTAGAGAAAAAAGTTTCCGTCAACACAGAAGGAAAAGCCGTCAAGGAAATCTTGCAAGAACTCTCTTCTGCCACGAACCTTGAATACAAGATAAACGACCGCCAGATTACAGTGGCCAAAAAGTCTCCGGTCGCTACCCATCAACCACAACAAAACACCACAATCAAAGTGACAGGACAGGTCGTTGACGAGAATGGCGAAACCATTCCCGGAGCCAACGTAGTTGTAAAAGGTCTTACCGGAACAGGTGCGGTGACCGACTTAGACGGTAAATTTACATTGGACGTTCCGCAAGGCTCTGTACTGGTAATTTCCTTTATCGGATATGTAACACAAGAACATGCCGCAAAAGCCGGAGAAAAGCTGACCGTGAAATTGATTCCCGATGCTCAGGCTTTGGAAGAAGTCGTAGTAGTGGGCTACGGCGTGCAAAAGAAAGAAAGCCTGACAGGTGCCATGCAGACGGTGAACAGCAGCAAACTGAAAGACATCACGACTCCTTCGGTGGAAAACATGCTGAACGGCAAGGCGGCCGGTGTATATGTTGCGCCGGGTTCCGGTCGGCCGGGTGCTTCGGGAGCGGTGGTTATTCGCGGTAAAGTGACATTGAATGGCGGAACCGCACCATTATGGGTCATCGATGGTGTAATCGTGGGGTCGGATGCCGGACAGCTCAATCCGAACGACATTGAAACCATGACCATCCTGAAAGACGCTTCTTCTACCGCCATCTACGGCTCCGAAGGTGCCAACGGTGTTATTGTGGTTACCACCAAAAGCGGAAAGACCGACAAGATGAATATCAATGTCTCAGCCAAACTGGGTGTCAGCAGTCTGAACAATGGGAACCTCGAAATGATGAACGGGGCAGAGCTTTATGATCTATATAGTTCATTCTCTAACGCCGGCGACATAAGTTTCCCACGCTGGAATCCCGATTTGCGCAATAGTAACTTCAGTTGGTGGGATTTAGCTACCAAGACCGGATTCACACAAGATTACAATGTATCCCTGCAAGGCGGAAACGAGAAGCTGAATTCATTTGTTTCTGTAGGAGTATATGATGAAACCGGTGCCGTGAAAGGATATGACTATACTCGTTACAACTTCCGCGCGAAAGCAGCTTATAAACCTTTTAACTGGCTAACGGTGAAACCTTCTTTATCCGGTGCGCGCCGTGACATCACAGACACGCAATATAGCGTAGGCTCCATGTATTCCATGTTCCCTTGGGATAGTCCTTATGATGAAAAAGGCGGGTTAGCGCCGCACCGCTATTCCGGTTGGGTCAACAACACGGCAACCAATTATCTGTTAGACCTCAGCTACGGTGATAAATCAAGTTCCCGCTATCTTGAGTTTATGGGAAATTTTGACTTTGATATCAAACTGACCGATTGGCTGACTCTCTCTTCCGTCAACAGTTACAAATACATTTCTTATGGAAGCGAAAGCTATACCGACCCTCGCTCCAGTGGCGGTAAAAGTGTACAAGGACGCGTCACCGACTACAGATGGGAAGCTGCACGTCGCTATACCAATCAGATATTGCGCTTTAACAAGAACTTTGACAAACATTCTATACAAGCATTGGCAGCCCACGAGTTCAAAGATTATTGGAGTAAAACACTCGATGCTAAAGGAACAGGACTAATCTCCGGTTTTGAAGTTCTCGACGTTACGTCGTTGGCCGAAAAAGCCAAAGGTGGAATAAGCGAATGGGCTGTCGATTCTTACTTCTTCAGAGGAAATTACAGCTATGACAACAAATATCTGGTAGAAGCTTCGCTTCGTCGTGACGGTGCTTCCAACTTCGGCGACAATGCCAAGTGGGGTAATTTCTTCTCTATCAGTGCAGGTTGGAATGTCAACCGTGAAGAATGGTTCAAATGGGATTTTGTAAATAATTTGAAGCTACGCGCCTCTTACGGTACGGTAGGTAACCGTCCGGATTCTCTTTATCCGCAATACGACCTTTATTCTGTGTCCTCAAGTTATAGTTACAACGGTGTCCCCGGTGCCCTGATCAGCCAGATAGGAAATAAAGACTTGACTTGGGAAGAAACGAAAACCATCGGCATCGGTTTGGATTTATCCATGTGGCAAGACCGCTTCCGCTTCACCTTCGATTGGTACTCCAAAGACACAGACAACATCTTGTATGCTGTGCCCATCTCCGGTTTAACGGGCGTAACCCGACTTTATAAGAATGTAGGCAAGATGCAGAACCAAGGTTTTGAAGTATCCGTTGGCGGCGACATCATCCGTACCAAGGATTGGTTATGGAGCATTGACGCCAACCTGGGCCACAACAGAAATAAGTTGAAAGACTTGTTTCAGACTCGCGCGGCCGATGGCACATACAGCACTGCACGAATGATCATCGGCGACAACTCCGGAATTGCAGGTAGCGCACAGCGGGTTTTAGAAGTCGGTTCTCCGATAGACACCTATTGGATGCCTGAATGGGCAGGAGTGAACCCGGAGAACGGTGCGCCGCAATGGTATGATAAAAACGGAGAAAAGACAAGCAAGTATGCCGATGCCGCATACCGCAAGTGCGGCACTTCCAATCCGGAAGTATTCGGTGGATTCTCTACGGCGTTGAGATGGAAAGACATCGATTTCAATGCAGTATTCGGTTATTCTTTAGGCGGACATCTCTATAACTATTCCCGCCAAGAATATGACTCAGATGGTGCATATACAGACCGCAACCAAATGAAATTGAAAAAAGGTTGGTCTCGTTGGGAGAAAGCCGGAGATATTGCAACCCACCCGGTGGCTGCTTACAATAACTCGAACAACTCGAACAAGATGTCTTCTCGTTATATCGAAAAGAATGATTTCTTAAAACTACGCTCGGTAAGTATCGGTTATAATCTGCAACTCCCTCAATATTACATTCAGAACATGCGGGTATTCTTCACGGCCGAGAATCTGCTGACCTTCACCGGTTACTCCGGCGTTGACCCGGAACTTCCTCCCAAGGATAGTGACGGCTCTGTAATAGGAACAACAGGACCTTCCGTTTATCCTTCTGTACGGAAATTTATGTTTGGCGTTAATCTTACATTCTAA
- a CDS encoding dienelactone hydrolase family protein encodes MRYTTILFCLFLLMHSTASAQTDTIPYGTVKNMPTFYEQLKRQLTYPMAWGNSPTKDFDRWRAEARNILTECMQNLTPAPQSYDMETVDTESRNGYKAHKIRFNVSAWCRIPAYLLVPDGKGPFPAIVVLHDHGAHFSIGKEKMIRPFHVAPETLADADDWAERCYDGRYVGDYFAAHGYAVLSIDALFWGERGRKEGVDYDGQQALASNFLQMGSSWGAFIHMDDVRSAEFLASLPFVDKERVGCLGFSMGAYRSWMLSALTDCVKASASICWMNTTDSLMTPNNNQNKGGSAYAMLIPGLRRYLDYPHTASIACPKPTLFFNGTQDKLFPIAGVKDAYATMQSVWKSRHAANRLVTKIWDEKHFFSQEMQNETLDFFNKWLK; translated from the coding sequence ATGAGATACACCACCATTCTTTTCTGCCTATTCCTCCTTATGCACTCCACCGCCTCCGCACAAACCGACACCATCCCTTACGGGACAGTGAAGAACATGCCCACTTTCTATGAACAACTGAAGCGGCAGCTGACCTACCCCATGGCATGGGGCAACTCGCCGACAAAGGATTTTGACCGATGGCGTGCAGAAGCCCGCAACATCCTGACGGAATGCATGCAAAACCTTACTCCCGCCCCGCAGAGCTATGACATGGAAACCGTAGACACAGAATCTCGCAACGGATACAAAGCACATAAAATCCGCTTCAACGTCTCTGCATGGTGCCGTATCCCCGCCTATCTGCTGGTTCCCGATGGCAAGGGTCCTTTCCCCGCCATCGTCGTGCTGCACGACCACGGCGCCCATTTCTCCATCGGCAAGGAGAAGATGATACGCCCCTTCCATGTAGCGCCGGAAACATTGGCCGATGCCGACGACTGGGCAGAACGTTGTTACGACGGCCGGTATGTGGGCGATTATTTTGCAGCCCACGGCTATGCCGTTCTGTCCATCGACGCCTTGTTTTGGGGAGAACGCGGTCGAAAGGAGGGCGTCGACTATGACGGACAGCAGGCACTTGCATCCAATTTCCTGCAAATGGGCAGTTCTTGGGGCGCATTTATCCATATGGACGACGTGCGCAGCGCCGAATTTCTTGCTTCCTTGCCCTTTGTCGATAAAGAGCGAGTGGGATGCCTCGGTTTCTCCATGGGGGCTTATCGTTCATGGATGCTGTCCGCCCTCACCGACTGCGTGAAGGCCTCCGCCTCGATATGCTGGATGAACACCACAGACAGCCTGATGACGCCGAACAATAACCAGAACAAAGGCGGTTCGGCCTACGCCATGCTCATCCCCGGCCTGCGCCGCTATCTGGATTACCCCCATACCGCAAGCATAGCCTGCCCCAAGCCCACCCTCTTCTTCAACGGAACACAAGACAAGCTATTCCCGATAGCCGGAGTGAAAGACGCCTATGCCACCATGCAGTCCGTATGGAAGAGCCGGCATGCGGCAAATCGTCTTGTCACCAAAATCTGGGATGAGAAACATTTTTTCAGCCAAGAGATGCAAAATGAAACTTTGGATTTTTTCAACAAATGGCTGAAGTAA
- a CDS encoding hybrid sensor histidine kinase/response regulator transcription factor: MAKRILYLITSLMYVWTVCAQPDCFLTHYSSEDGLSQNTVMGILQDSRGNMWFSTWDGLNRFDGYTFKTYKARLGNQIALTNNRIDRMYEDRYGFLWLLTYDNRVYRFDPRTEIFEQVPSGNAGGSAATITSIKLLPGGVVWLLTEKEGAIRVVTSPDTYRLTTEWYAAETGLFPAVRVREVYEDLSGHEWMLTDNGLGMLVSGRKTPVSFFTETAEKETKDGQPFYACLEQGDEILFGSENGRIWCYRKPTGKFSLFRLPGTSKIVSIKKLNEHEMLIATATDGFYVYQFRTKTTKHYEASRLPDAPVHSVYVDKYSEVWFEQHIPGIVAHFNPQTQALKTETIAVEPTSTDRSRPAFHVHEDIHGMVWVHPYGGGFSYFDRKQNCLRPFYNSLADGNWRFSNKIHAAFSDRQGNLWMCTHSKGLEKVTFRPPQFEMITPVPHHYESLSNEVRGLCEDKEHNLWVGLKDGKLRVYDKNRKERGYLTEEGVISHTGVPLRGNVYFILQDKKGSLWIATKGDGLVKAERKGDARYELTRYRYRRDDIYSLSDDNVYCVYEDIRGRIWVATFAGGVNYMTHDKEGKEIFVNHRNNLKGYPIDDCYKARFITGDGRGHIWIGTTVGALMLNEDFASPEDAVFHHYVRVPEDIHSLSNNDVHWIISTRNKELYLATFGGGLNKLVSLDRDGNARFKSYSVQDGLPSDVLLSIIEDGSANLWMSTENGISKFIPSEERFENYDNKGVFSRVRFSEAAAACTSQGNVLFGASNGIFVFNPDSTRKSDYVPPIVLSGLLLSNENVMPGEKSVLKQSLDDTRKLELSHKENIFTIQYAALDYSAPSEIQYAYILEGFEKSWNYVGKQRMATYTNLPKGDYVFKVRSTNADGVWVDNIRTLDIEVLPSFWETPYAYVLYVLLVLLIIITAVYILFTIYRLKHRVDMERQMADMKLRFFTDISHELRTPLTLISGPVEHVLANATLSADVREQLRVVERNTNRMLRLINQILDFRKIQNKKMKMQVQRINVVAFTRKIMESFDAMAEERHIDFLFETEKEELYLWVDVDKYEKIVFNLLSNAFKYTPDGKMITVFVREEEKTVSVGVEDQGIGIAENKKKSIFLRFENLVDRGLFNQSSTGIGLSLVKELVEMHKAVISVDSKLGEGSCFKVDFLKGKEHYDDGVEFLRDDAAAVVGMPEQVMDTDNATHPPTAEQAAWQEQEDEEAAVDKETMLLVEDNSELRLFLRSVFAAEYRVVEAADGVQGLNKALKLLPDIIISDVMMPEKDGIAMTRDLRADMTTSHIPIVLLTAKTSMESKVEGLEFGADDYITKPFSATYLKARVRNLLMQRRKLQELYRADLMSSGTVALSSSEEEAEEQKAPELSPNDRKFMDKLRELMEKNMDNGDLVVDDLVQELAVSRSVFFKKLKTLTGLAPIEFIKEMRINRAVRLIETGEYTMTQISYMVGINDPRYFSKCFKQKMGMTPTEYKDKRMKNK, from the coding sequence ATGGCAAAAAGAATCTTATATCTGATTACGAGTTTGATGTATGTATGGACTGTCTGCGCGCAGCCCGATTGTTTTTTAACTCATTATTCATCTGAGGACGGCTTGTCTCAAAACACGGTGATGGGCATCTTGCAGGACAGCAGGGGGAACATGTGGTTCTCCACTTGGGATGGCCTCAACCGCTTTGACGGATATACATTCAAAACGTATAAAGCGAGGCTGGGCAACCAAATAGCATTGACCAATAACCGTATAGACCGGATGTATGAAGACCGGTATGGTTTTCTCTGGCTTCTGACTTATGATAACCGCGTCTATCGTTTCGATCCCCGCACCGAGATATTCGAGCAAGTGCCTTCGGGAAATGCAGGAGGAAGCGCTGCCACAATAACGTCTATCAAGCTTCTACCCGGTGGTGTCGTATGGTTGCTTACCGAAAAGGAGGGAGCGATTCGGGTCGTAACGTCGCCTGACACTTACAGGCTCACTACGGAATGGTATGCTGCGGAAACCGGTCTGTTTCCGGCCGTACGCGTACGCGAGGTGTATGAAGACCTTTCCGGCCATGAGTGGATGCTGACCGACAATGGATTGGGCATGCTTGTGTCCGGAAGGAAAACGCCCGTGTCTTTTTTTACGGAGACGGCAGAAAAAGAAACGAAGGACGGACAGCCATTCTATGCTTGTCTGGAGCAGGGCGATGAAATACTCTTTGGGTCGGAGAACGGGCGTATATGGTGCTACCGGAAGCCGACGGGCAAGTTTAGCCTGTTCCGACTGCCGGGTACTTCAAAAATCGTATCTATCAAGAAACTGAATGAACACGAGATGCTTATAGCCACCGCTACCGACGGCTTTTACGTGTATCAGTTCCGTACAAAGACAACGAAACATTATGAGGCGTCCCGCTTGCCGGACGCTCCTGTTCATTCCGTCTATGTGGACAAATATTCGGAAGTGTGGTTTGAACAGCACATACCGGGCATCGTTGCACATTTTAATCCCCAAACACAGGCGCTGAAAACCGAAACCATCGCCGTGGAACCTACCAGTACAGACCGTTCGCGCCCGGCTTTTCATGTACATGAAGACATCCACGGTATGGTGTGGGTACATCCTTACGGAGGAGGATTCTCCTATTTCGACAGAAAGCAGAACTGTCTGCGTCCTTTCTATAATAGTTTGGCGGACGGCAACTGGCGTTTCTCCAATAAGATTCATGCCGCTTTCTCGGACAGGCAGGGCAATTTATGGATGTGCACCCACTCAAAGGGCTTGGAGAAAGTGACTTTCCGTCCCCCGCAATTTGAGATGATTACCCCTGTGCCCCATCATTACGAATCGTTGAGCAACGAGGTGAGGGGACTTTGCGAGGACAAGGAACACAATCTCTGGGTAGGCCTGAAAGACGGCAAACTGAGGGTGTATGATAAAAATCGTAAGGAGCGGGGCTATTTGACGGAGGAAGGCGTAATATCACATACCGGTGTTCCGTTGCGGGGGAATGTTTATTTCATCTTACAGGACAAAAAAGGCAGCCTTTGGATTGCAACGAAAGGAGACGGTTTGGTAAAAGCCGAACGGAAAGGCGATGCACGTTATGAACTGACACGTTACAGGTATCGGAGAGATGATATTTACAGTTTGAGTGACGATAACGTTTATTGTGTGTACGAAGACATTCGCGGAAGAATCTGGGTGGCTACCTTTGCCGGCGGTGTAAACTACATGACGCATGACAAGGAGGGGAAGGAAATCTTCGTCAATCATCGCAATAACCTGAAGGGTTATCCCATAGACGATTGCTACAAAGCACGTTTCATTACCGGCGACGGCCGGGGACATATCTGGATTGGCACAACCGTGGGAGCCTTGATGCTGAACGAAGATTTTGCTTCTCCGGAAGATGCCGTTTTTCATCATTACGTGCGTGTGCCGGAAGATATACATAGCTTGAGCAATAACGATGTTCACTGGATTATCTCCACCCGGAACAAAGAGCTTTATCTGGCCACCTTCGGCGGAGGGTTGAACAAGCTGGTTTCTCTGGACCGGGACGGCAATGCCCGGTTCAAGTCTTACTCCGTACAAGACGGGTTGCCGTCCGATGTGCTTTTGTCTATAATCGAGGATGGCAGTGCCAATCTTTGGATGAGTACCGAGAACGGTATCAGCAAGTTTATTCCTTCGGAAGAAAGATTTGAGAATTATGATAATAAAGGTGTTTTTTCCCGGGTACGTTTCAGCGAGGCGGCTGCTGCCTGCACTTCTCAGGGCAATGTCCTGTTCGGTGCAAGCAACGGCATCTTTGTGTTCAACCCCGATTCCACACGCAAGAGCGATTACGTTCCTCCCATTGTATTATCCGGTCTGTTGCTTTCCAATGAGAATGTAATGCCCGGAGAGAAGTCGGTCTTGAAGCAAAGTCTGGACGACACGCGCAAACTGGAGCTGTCTCACAAAGAAAATATCTTCACCATTCAATATGCGGCGCTCGATTACTCGGCTCCGTCCGAGATTCAGTATGCCTATATTCTGGAGGGATTTGAAAAATCATGGAACTATGTGGGTAAACAACGGATGGCTACATATACGAATCTTCCCAAAGGAGATTATGTCTTTAAAGTGCGCTCGACGAATGCCGATGGAGTATGGGTGGATAATATCCGTACACTCGATATAGAGGTACTTCCTTCGTTTTGGGAAACACCTTATGCCTACGTCCTCTACGTCTTGTTGGTGCTGCTGATTATCATCACGGCCGTATATATCTTGTTCACCATCTACCGGTTGAAGCATCGGGTGGATATGGAGCGGCAGATGGCGGATATGAAACTGCGCTTCTTTACGGACATCTCGCATGAATTGCGTACCCCCCTGACCTTGATTTCAGGGCCGGTGGAACACGTCTTGGCGAATGCAACCCTGTCGGCCGATGTCCGCGAACAGCTCCGGGTGGTGGAGCGTAATACCAACCGCATGCTCCGCCTGATTAATCAGATTCTCGATTTCCGCAAGATACAGAACAAGAAAATGAAGATGCAGGTACAACGCATCAATGTGGTGGCCTTTACCCGTAAGATTATGGAGAGTTTTGATGCCATGGCCGAGGAACGCCACATCGACTTTCTGTTTGAGACGGAGAAGGAAGAGCTTTATCTGTGGGTGGATGTCGACAAATACGAGAAAATCGTGTTCAACCTCCTATCCAACGCATTTAAATACACTCCTGACGGAAAAATGATAACCGTCTTTGTTCGTGAAGAAGAGAAAACCGTATCGGTAGGGGTGGAAGATCAAGGCATCGGCATTGCCGAAAACAAGAAGAAGTCAATCTTCCTGCGGTTTGAGAATCTGGTAGATAGAGGGCTGTTCAATCAGTCGAGTACGGGGATAGGATTGTCCTTGGTGAAAGAATTGGTTGAAATGCATAAAGCCGTGATTTCCGTTGACAGCAAATTGGGTGAGGGCAGCTGCTTTAAGGTCGATTTCCTGAAAGGTAAAGAGCATTACGATGACGGAGTGGAGTTCCTTCGGGATGATGCGGCGGCGGTAGTGGGGATGCCAGAGCAAGTCATGGATACGGATAACGCAACTCATCCACCTACGGCAGAACAAGCAGCGTGGCAGGAACAAGAAGATGAAGAGGCGGCGGTGGATAAAGAGACCATGTTGCTGGTGGAAGATAATTCGGAATTGCGGCTGTTCCTGCGTTCTGTCTTTGCGGCCGAATATCGGGTGGTAGAGGCGGCAGACGGCGTGCAGGGGCTGAACAAAGCCTTAAAGCTTTTGCCCGACATCATCATCAGCGACGTGATGATGCCTGAAAAAGACGGCATCGCCATGACCCGCGATTTACGGGCCGATATGACCACCAGCCACATCCCCATTGTTCTGTTGACGGCCAAGACCTCCATGGAAAGCAAGGTGGAGGGGCTGGAGTTCGGTGCCGACGATTACATTACGAAGCCTTTCAGTGCAACCTATCTGAAGGCGCGCGTCAGGAATCTGCTGATGCAGCGCCGCAAGCTTCAGGAACTGTATCGGGCAGATTTGATGTCTTCCGGAACAGTTGCCTTGAGCTCATCGGAAGAGGAGGCGGAAGAACAAAAGGCTCCGGAGCTGTCGCCCAATGACCGTAAGTTTATGGATAAACTGCGGGAGCTGATGGAGAAGAATATGGACAACGGCGATTTGGTTGTGGATGATTTGGTACAAGAGTTGGCAGTCAGTCGTTCCGTGTTCTTTAAGAAACTGAAAACTCTGACCGGACTGGCACCCATTGAATTTATTAAGGAAATGCGTATCAATCGTGCCGTCCGGCTTATTGAAACCGGTGAATATACCATGACCCAAATATCCTATATGGTGGGCATCAACGACCCGCGCTATTTCAGCAAGTGCTTCAAGCAGAAGATGGGAATGACCCCGACGGAATATAAGGATAAAAGGATGAAAAACAAGTAA
- a CDS encoding RNA polymerase sigma-70 factor: MFPHNHITDMDEQLFRSFVEAYSGDLLYYARYLVRSKEEAEDIVSDVFVEVWQNRNKLAEIKKIKAWLLTITHNKAVSYLRKKAGSMTFVSWDDLAAHTMPDELQTPDERLISREEMTRINKAINDLPPRCKQVFVLAKIEKLPYKEIATMLDISVKTINIHVAKALEHIATALEK, from the coding sequence ATGTTTCCGCATAATCATATAACAGACATGGACGAACAGCTCTTCAGAAGCTTTGTAGAGGCATATTCGGGCGACCTGTTGTATTATGCGCGCTACCTTGTCCGCTCCAAAGAGGAAGCGGAAGATATTGTGAGCGATGTCTTTGTCGAAGTCTGGCAGAACAGAAATAAACTGGCGGAAATAAAAAAGATAAAAGCATGGCTGCTGACCATTACCCACAACAAAGCAGTCTCTTACCTGCGCAAGAAAGCCGGCTCCATGACCTTCGTCTCATGGGACGATTTGGCCGCGCACACCATGCCCGACGAATTGCAGACACCCGACGAACGACTCATCAGCCGGGAAGAGATGACCCGCATCAACAAAGCCATCAACGATTTGCCACCCCGCTGCAAGCAAGTATTTGTTCTGGCCAAGATAGAGAAACTCCCTTATAAAGAGATTGCCACGATGCTGGACATCTCCGTAAAGACCATCAACATACACGTGGCCAAAGCCTTAGAACACATAGCAACAGCCTTGGAAAAATAA